In the Lepisosteus oculatus isolate fLepOcu1 chromosome 6, fLepOcu1.hap2, whole genome shotgun sequence genome, one interval contains:
- the kbtbd2 gene encoding kelch repeat and BTB domain-containing protein 2 — protein MSDLTERRPVNTEYAVSLLEQLKFFYEQKLLTDVVLIVEGTEFPCHKMVLATCSSYFRAMFMSGLSESKQTHIHLRNVDPATLQIIITYAYTGNLAINDSTVEPLYETACFLQVEDVLLRCREYLVKKINAENCVRMLSIGDLFSCNELKQSAKRMVEHKFAVVYRQEAFLQLSHELLIDVLSSDNLNVEKEETVREAAMLWLEYNMESRSQYLSSVLSQIRIDALSEVTQRAWFQGLPPNDKSVVVQGLYKSMPKFFKPRLGMTKEEMLIFIEAATESPGDSPGAGPSHTAVCYSPQAEKVYKLCSPPGDLQKVGTLVTPDNDVFIAGGQVPLKNSIANHSKTNKLQAVFRSVDSFFWFDAQQNTWVPKTPMLCARIKPSVVFCEGYIYAIGGDNVGGELNRRTVERYDCEKDEWTMVSPLPYAWNWSTSVVAHNCIYIMTHNLMYCYFPRADTWVEMAARKTSRCFASAASFGDLIFYIGGLHVVSNSGIRLPTSTVDGSSVTVEIYDVNKNEWRTAANIPAKRYSDPCVRAVVILNSLCIFMRETHMNERARYAIYQYDAELDRWFLRQPISERVLWDLGKDFRCAVGKLYPSCLEESPWKPPTYLFSPDGAEEFEMDGEMVSLPHV, from the exons ATGTCAGACCTCACTGAGCGGAGGCCAGTCAATACGGAGTACGCTGTCTCCCTGCTGGAGCAGCTTAAATTCTTCTACGAGCAGAAATTGCTGACTGACGTTGTGCTAATCGTGGAGGGCACTGAATTTCCTTGTCATAAAATGGTCCTGGCGACATGCAGCTCCTATTTCAG GGCAATGTTCATGAGCGGACTCAGTGAGAGTAAACAGACTCATATTCACCTGCGGAATGTGGACCCTGCCACTCTTCAGATAATCATTACCTATGCATACACAGGTAACCTGGCAATAAACGACAGCACTGTTGAGCCTCTGTACGAGACGGCCTGCTTCTTACAG GTGGAAGATGTGCTGCTTCGATGCAGGGAGTACCTGGTCAAAAAAATCAACGCGGAGAACTGCGTGCGGATGTTGAGCATTGGCGACCTGTTCAGCTGCAACGAGCTCAAGCAGAGTGCCAAGCGCATGGTGGAGCACAAGTTTGCGGTGGTGTACCGCCAGGAGGCCTTCCTGCAGCTGTCCCACGAGCTGCTGATAGACGTGCTGAGCAGCGACAATCTCAACGTGGAGAAGGAGGAGACGGTGCGGGAGGCGGCCATGCTGTGGCTCGAGTACAACATGGAGTCGCGCTCCCAGTACCTGTCGTCGGTGCTCAGCCAGATCCGCATCGACGCCCTCTCCGAAGTGACGCAGCGGGCCTGGTTCCAGGGCCTGCCGCCCAACGACAAATCCGTGGTGGTCCAAGGCCTCTACAAGTCCATGCCCAAGTTCTTCAAGCCTCGTCTGGGCATGACGAAGGAGGAGATGCTGATTTTCATCGAGGCGGCAACCGAGTCCCCCGGCGACAGCCCCGGCGCGGGTCCCTCGCACACGGCGGTCTGCTACAGCCCCCAGGCGGAGAAGGTGTACAAGCTGTGCAGTCCGCCGGGGGACCTCCAGAAAGTGGGAACCCTGGTGACCCCCGACAATGACGTTTTCATCGCCGGGGGCCAGGTCCCCCTGAAGAACTCGATTGCCAACCACAGCAAGACGAACAAGCTGCAGGCCGTCTTCCGGTCGGTGGACAGCTTCTTCTGGTTCGACGCCCAGCAGAACACCTGGGTGCCCAAGACGCCCATGCTGTGCGCCCGAATCAAGCCCTCGGTGGTCTTCTGCGAGGGCTACATCTATGCAATCGGTGGCGACAATGTGGGGGGCGAGTTGAACAGGCGGACGGTAGAGCGCTACGACTGCGAGAAGGACGAGTGGACCATGGTGAGCCCCCTGCCGTACGCCTGGAACTGGAGCACCTCGGTGGTGGCCCACAACTGCATTTACATCATGACCCACAACCTGATGTACTGCTACTTTCCCCGGGCCGACACCTGGGTGGAGATGGCCGCGCGCAAGACCAGCCGCTGCTTCGCTTCGGCAGCCAGCTTCGGAGACCTCATCTTCTACATCGGGGGGCTGCACGTCGTCAGCAACTCGGGGATCCGCCTGCCCACCAGCACCGTCGACGGCTCCTCGGTGACGGTGGAGATCTACGACGTCAACAAGAACGAGTGGCGAACGGCCGCCAACATCCCTGCCAAGCGCTACTCCGACCCCTGCGTCAGGGCGGTGGTCATCCTGAACTCCCTGTGCATCTTCATGCGGGAGACGCACATGAACGAGCGGGCCCGCTACGCCATTTACCAGTACGACGCGGAGCTGGACCGCTGGTTCCTGCGGCAGCCGATCTCGGAGCGCGTGCTCTGGGACCTGGGCAAGGACTTCCGCTGCGCCGTGGGCAAACTGTATCCCTCCTGCTTGGAGGAGTCCCCCTGGAAACCCCCCACCTACCTCTTCTCCCCTGACGGAGCTGAAGAGTTCGAGATGGACGGCGAGATGGTGTCCCTTCCCCATGTATAG
- the buc gene encoding bucky ball isoform X1 codes for MKQNHAEEERSGRVQPGKEFLFSVQNSTYSRRSVLLMTGKRRICRSYEQVFFLSFQSIFACLVSCAVCVSWSTKEKMEEMNNPQHPSSGSGQPHQHPVNHTRPFFYVQPPSQPYFLYQWHMNNPFGQYGFHGSGFPFGRPYLPPYPYMQYPGYVVPQAPMQPMDYRRMFNPHFPSTGAYDVRFRYHQTRMRRETATSEVQTDPSEAVNKLIESLGKMGACHPASEKELDSGIASQNSGTFVPGDEQKQVAQNEGKEPQPQRSVPKKVRSGDKPLSSPVKVFSEPAAAAAAAAAAYDVESNQRRLEDLARQEGWSVSSCEGVLPLDSSSVHEENVGPKAQCSDESEPQVNVAFPEKFTDGSGSRNRENQGTRCGRNKSDKLTGLDPQPGAVQGCDVASKQGGDTTWPLAEPLPSNLPPSNWLAHEGAEQAHEVVTKMASPADKKKSVERQVPGSEDLQYNNSKQSCGAPAPSEELQKDNPLWYIDSAASFIPPSSYLSTFGNSYYYSYYPQIAQERQSVLSPSLDELSSRDEMFSTDLEDIDLMPGHVYAGGRLGHVANEVQERLGEEIQNSLLHEEECPVCPKMKTCATCGSSLSKETKKSKVSASGNTEYTETEDTYEELVEEEKGEVSKKGRELRKAASMKKPPHPKRPSQPCSAARPLPKQKSRKGCCGDNEDSTCHEHQGKEYPEESECCEEHKTASKAEKHKGQETKNVHLKRQTEKPWREGTVTSDQESWESYGAKPRSKQWKPYPSRGRDQERPPRKRASYKAFVYQKPRRNDCDDNEDGDLPRVQRGRGSTKRRGTRY; via the exons atGAAGCAAAATCATGCCGAGGAAGAGAGGTCTGGAAGAGTACAGCCAGGAAAAGAGTTTTTGTTTTCCGTTCAAAACTCAACCTACAGTAGGCGAAGTGTGCTGTTGATGACAGGAAAGAGAAGGATCTGTCGAAGCTAcgaacaagttttttttttaagttttcaaaG TATCTTTGCGTGTCTAGTatcctgtgctgtgtgtgtctcttGGAGCACGAAGGAAAAGATGGAAG AAATGAATAATCCTCAGCATCCTTCATCGGGAAGTGGGCAACCACATCAGCATCCGGTAAATCACACAAGACCGTTTTTCTATGTACAACCACCTTCTCAACCCTATTTTTTATACCAATGGCACATGAACAATCCTTTTGGTCAATATGGCTTCCATGGATCAG GCTTCCCGTTTGGGCGTCCCTATCTGCCTCCTTATCCATACATGCAGTATCCAGGATATGTTGTCCCACAGGCACCAATGCAGCCAATGGACTACAGGAGAATGTTTAACCCTCACTTTCCTTCCACTGGGGCCTATGATGTAAGGTTTCGCTACCACCAAACGCGCATGAGGAGGGAAACTGCCACCTCGGAGGTTCAGACTGATCCTAGTGAAGCTGTGAATAAACTTATCGAAAGTCTGGGCAAAATGGGGGCTTGCCATCCTGCTAGTGAAAAGGAGCTGGATTCTGGGATAGCCTCCCAGAACTCTGGGACATTTGTGCCGGGGGATGAGCAGAAACAAGTGGCACAGAACGAGGGAAAGGAACCTCAGCCGCAGAGGAGCGTCCCCAAAAAAGTGAGATCGGGAGACAAGCCCTTGTCTTCGCCAGTGAAAGTGTTCAGTGaacccgccgccgccgccgccgctgctgctgctgcgtaTGACGTGGAGTCTAACCAAAGGAGGCTGGAAGACTTGGCTCGCCAGGAAGGTTGGTCAGTCAGTTCCTGTGAGGGTGTGCTACCACTGGATAGCTCCTCAGTTCACGAAGAAAATGTGGGGCCGAAAGCGCAATGCTCAGATGAATCTGAGCCCCAGGTCAACGTGGCCTTCCCGGAGAAATTCACTGATGGCTCAGGCAGCAGAAACCGGGAAAACCAAGGTACTCGATGTGGCAGAAACAAATCTGACAAATTGACCGGGCTGGATCCTCAGCCGGGAGCTGTGCAGGGCTGTGATGTGGCTTCAAAACAAGGTGGTGACACCACTTGGCCTCTGGCTGAGCCGTTGCCATCGAACCTTCCCCCTTCCAACTGGTTGGCTCACGAGGGTGCTGAACAAGCTCATGAAGTGGTCACCAAGATGGCCTCCCCAGCTGACAAAAAGAAGAGTGTGGAAAGGCAAGTCCCTGGTAGCGAGGATCTGCAGTACAATAACTCAAAACAGTCTTGCGGTGCACCTGCTCCATCGGAAGAGCTGCAGAAAGATAATCCTCTTTGGTACATAGATTCAGCGGCCTCATTTATTCCCCCTTCAAGTTATCTGTCTACATTTGGGAATTCCTACTATTATAGCTACTATCCACAGATTGCCCAGGAGCGGCAGAGTGTTCTTAGTCCTTCTTTGGATGAGCTTTCCTCCAGGGATGAAATGTTCTCGACTGATTTGGAAGATATTGATTTAATGCCTGGCCATGTGTATGCAGGGGGGAGACTGGGTCACGTGGCAAATGAGGTGCAAGAACGTCTTGGGGAAGAGATTCAAAACAGTTTATTACATGAAGAAGAGTGCCCGGTGTGTCCaaaaatgaaaacctgtgcaACCTGTGGCTCAAGTTTatccaaagaaacaaaaaaatccaaagtctCTGCATCGGGAAACACGGAATACACGGAGACGGAGGACACGTACGAAGAGCTCGTCGAAGAGGAGAAAGGTGAGGTGTCGAAAAAGGGCAGAGAGTTGAGAAAAGCTGCAAGTATGAAAAAGCCCCCTCACCCGAAGAGACCATCCCAGCCTTGCAGTGCTGCTAGACCGCTCCCCAAGCAAAAATCCAGAAAAGGCTGTTGCGGTGATAACGAGGACTCTACTTGTCATGAGCATCAAGGGAAAGAATATCCTGAGGAGAGTGAGTGTTGTGAGGAGCACAAGACTGCGTCCAAAGCCGAAAAACATAAAGGTCAGGAAACGAAGAATGTCCACCTTAAACGCCAAACGG AGAAGCCTTGGAGAGAAGGCACAGTGACATCTGATCAGGAGAGTTGGGAGAGTTATGGCGCCAAACCAAGATCAAAGCAATGGAAACCATATCCTTCACGAGGACGAGATCAAG AGAGACCTCCACGTAAAAGGGCTTCATACAAGGCATTTGTGTACCAGAAGCCCAGGAGAAATGATTGTGATGACAATGAAGATGGAGATCTTCCAAGGGTCCAAAGAGGCAGAG GCTCCACCAAGAGAAGAGGCACAAGATACTGA
- the buc gene encoding bucky ball isoform X2, which produces MEEMNNPQHPSSGSGQPHQHPVNHTRPFFYVQPPSQPYFLYQWHMNNPFGQYGFHGSGFPFGRPYLPPYPYMQYPGYVVPQAPMQPMDYRRMFNPHFPSTGAYDVRFRYHQTRMRRETATSEVQTDPSEAVNKLIESLGKMGACHPASEKELDSGIASQNSGTFVPGDEQKQVAQNEGKEPQPQRSVPKKVRSGDKPLSSPVKVFSEPAAAAAAAAAAYDVESNQRRLEDLARQEGWSVSSCEGVLPLDSSSVHEENVGPKAQCSDESEPQVNVAFPEKFTDGSGSRNRENQGTRCGRNKSDKLTGLDPQPGAVQGCDVASKQGGDTTWPLAEPLPSNLPPSNWLAHEGAEQAHEVVTKMASPADKKKSVERQVPGSEDLQYNNSKQSCGAPAPSEELQKDNPLWYIDSAASFIPPSSYLSTFGNSYYYSYYPQIAQERQSVLSPSLDELSSRDEMFSTDLEDIDLMPGHVYAGGRLGHVANEVQERLGEEIQNSLLHEEECPVCPKMKTCATCGSSLSKETKKSKVSASGNTEYTETEDTYEELVEEEKGEVSKKGRELRKAASMKKPPHPKRPSQPCSAARPLPKQKSRKGCCGDNEDSTCHEHQGKEYPEESECCEEHKTASKAEKHKGQETKNVHLKRQTEKPWREGTVTSDQESWESYGAKPRSKQWKPYPSRGRDQERPPRKRASYKAFVYQKPRRNDCDDNEDGDLPRVQRGRGSTKRRGTRY; this is translated from the exons ATGGAAG AAATGAATAATCCTCAGCATCCTTCATCGGGAAGTGGGCAACCACATCAGCATCCGGTAAATCACACAAGACCGTTTTTCTATGTACAACCACCTTCTCAACCCTATTTTTTATACCAATGGCACATGAACAATCCTTTTGGTCAATATGGCTTCCATGGATCAG GCTTCCCGTTTGGGCGTCCCTATCTGCCTCCTTATCCATACATGCAGTATCCAGGATATGTTGTCCCACAGGCACCAATGCAGCCAATGGACTACAGGAGAATGTTTAACCCTCACTTTCCTTCCACTGGGGCCTATGATGTAAGGTTTCGCTACCACCAAACGCGCATGAGGAGGGAAACTGCCACCTCGGAGGTTCAGACTGATCCTAGTGAAGCTGTGAATAAACTTATCGAAAGTCTGGGCAAAATGGGGGCTTGCCATCCTGCTAGTGAAAAGGAGCTGGATTCTGGGATAGCCTCCCAGAACTCTGGGACATTTGTGCCGGGGGATGAGCAGAAACAAGTGGCACAGAACGAGGGAAAGGAACCTCAGCCGCAGAGGAGCGTCCCCAAAAAAGTGAGATCGGGAGACAAGCCCTTGTCTTCGCCAGTGAAAGTGTTCAGTGaacccgccgccgccgccgccgctgctgctgctgcgtaTGACGTGGAGTCTAACCAAAGGAGGCTGGAAGACTTGGCTCGCCAGGAAGGTTGGTCAGTCAGTTCCTGTGAGGGTGTGCTACCACTGGATAGCTCCTCAGTTCACGAAGAAAATGTGGGGCCGAAAGCGCAATGCTCAGATGAATCTGAGCCCCAGGTCAACGTGGCCTTCCCGGAGAAATTCACTGATGGCTCAGGCAGCAGAAACCGGGAAAACCAAGGTACTCGATGTGGCAGAAACAAATCTGACAAATTGACCGGGCTGGATCCTCAGCCGGGAGCTGTGCAGGGCTGTGATGTGGCTTCAAAACAAGGTGGTGACACCACTTGGCCTCTGGCTGAGCCGTTGCCATCGAACCTTCCCCCTTCCAACTGGTTGGCTCACGAGGGTGCTGAACAAGCTCATGAAGTGGTCACCAAGATGGCCTCCCCAGCTGACAAAAAGAAGAGTGTGGAAAGGCAAGTCCCTGGTAGCGAGGATCTGCAGTACAATAACTCAAAACAGTCTTGCGGTGCACCTGCTCCATCGGAAGAGCTGCAGAAAGATAATCCTCTTTGGTACATAGATTCAGCGGCCTCATTTATTCCCCCTTCAAGTTATCTGTCTACATTTGGGAATTCCTACTATTATAGCTACTATCCACAGATTGCCCAGGAGCGGCAGAGTGTTCTTAGTCCTTCTTTGGATGAGCTTTCCTCCAGGGATGAAATGTTCTCGACTGATTTGGAAGATATTGATTTAATGCCTGGCCATGTGTATGCAGGGGGGAGACTGGGTCACGTGGCAAATGAGGTGCAAGAACGTCTTGGGGAAGAGATTCAAAACAGTTTATTACATGAAGAAGAGTGCCCGGTGTGTCCaaaaatgaaaacctgtgcaACCTGTGGCTCAAGTTTatccaaagaaacaaaaaaatccaaagtctCTGCATCGGGAAACACGGAATACACGGAGACGGAGGACACGTACGAAGAGCTCGTCGAAGAGGAGAAAGGTGAGGTGTCGAAAAAGGGCAGAGAGTTGAGAAAAGCTGCAAGTATGAAAAAGCCCCCTCACCCGAAGAGACCATCCCAGCCTTGCAGTGCTGCTAGACCGCTCCCCAAGCAAAAATCCAGAAAAGGCTGTTGCGGTGATAACGAGGACTCTACTTGTCATGAGCATCAAGGGAAAGAATATCCTGAGGAGAGTGAGTGTTGTGAGGAGCACAAGACTGCGTCCAAAGCCGAAAAACATAAAGGTCAGGAAACGAAGAATGTCCACCTTAAACGCCAAACGG AGAAGCCTTGGAGAGAAGGCACAGTGACATCTGATCAGGAGAGTTGGGAGAGTTATGGCGCCAAACCAAGATCAAAGCAATGGAAACCATATCCTTCACGAGGACGAGATCAAG AGAGACCTCCACGTAAAAGGGCTTCATACAAGGCATTTGTGTACCAGAAGCCCAGGAGAAATGATTGTGATGACAATGAAGATGGAGATCTTCCAAGGGTCCAAAGAGGCAGAG GCTCCACCAAGAGAAGAGGCACAAGATACTGA